In Populus alba chromosome 1, ASM523922v2, whole genome shotgun sequence, a single window of DNA contains:
- the LOC118036317 gene encoding G-type lectin S-receptor-like serine/threonine-protein kinase At4g27290: MKGIARLSFFFFFFFFFFFFTVSNGADIVAVNQTISDGETIVSAGNSFELGFFSPKSSSLRYVGIWYKFSNDTVVWVANREAPLNDTSGVLQVTSKGILVLHNSTNAVLWSTNTSRQPQNPVAQLLDSGNLVVREASDTNEDHYLWESFDYPGNVFLPGINFGKNLVTGLDTYLVSWKSSNDPSLGDSTTRLDPGGYPQIYIRVGENIVFRSGPWNGVRFSGMPNLKPNPIYTYGFVYNEKEICYRYDLTDSSVVSHMLLTNEGILQRVTWTNTTRTWNLYLTAQMDNCDRYAVCGAYGSCNINNSPPCACLKGFQPKSPQDWETGDWSGGCVRKNESICRVGEGFQKVPSVKLPDTRTSSFNWTMDFEECRRVCLMNCSCTAYSTLNITGGSGCLLWFEELLDIREYTQNGQDFYIRLSASDLEPTSRPKRKTRVWIIAICSLVSAVTILGVGLLFLMRRKPKTVGKMVSMRERDIIDSTDKDLELPVFDFATIAIATSNFSDDNKLGEGGYGPVYKGTLKDGKEVAVKRLSKTSTQGLDEFKNEVICIAKLQHRNLVRLLGCCIESEEKMLVYEYMPNGSLDTFIFDKKQGKLLEWSMRHNVINGIARGLLYLHQDSRLRIIHRDLKASNILLDFEMNPKISDFGMARSFGGNEIQGNTKRVVGTYGYMSPEYAIDGLFSIKSDVFSFGVLVLEIVNGKRNRGFFHPDHKHNLLGHAWRLYKEQKSFELIDESLNNTCDLSEVMRVIHVGLLCVQQAPEDRPTMSTVVLMLTSNITLPEPKEPGFFTERKLYDQESSSSKVDTCSANEITITLLTPR, translated from the exons ATGAAAGGCATTGCTAgactttccttcttcttcttcttcttcttcttcttcttcttcttcacggTTTCTAATGGTGCAGATATCGTAGCTGTAAACCAGACAATCTCAGATGGTGAGACCATAGTTTCAGCTGGGAACAGCTTTGAACTGGGTTTCTTCAGCCCCAAAAGTTCAAGTTTGCGTTATGTAGGAATATGGTACAAGTTCTCTAATGACACCGTGGTTTGGGTCGCCAACAGAGAAGCACCACTCAATGACACATCTGGAGTTTTGCAAGTTACCAGCAAGGGGATCCTGGTCCTCCATAATTCAACAAATGCTGTTTTATGGTCTACTAACACATCAAGACAGCCCCAGAATCCAGTGGCTCAGCTTTTGGATTCAGGAAATCTTGTTGTTAGGGAAGCAAGCGACACCAACGAGGATCATTACTTATGGGAGAGTTTTGACTACCCAGGTAACGTGTTCTTGCCAGGCATCAATTTTGGCAAGAACTTGGTTACTGGCCTTGACACGTACTTGGTGTCATGGAAAAGCTCTAATGATCCTTCATTGGGTGATTCAACAACTAGGCTTGATCCCGGTGGATATCCACAGATTTATATCAGGGTTGGTGAGAACATAGTCTTCCGATCAGGACCATGGAATGGTGTTAGATTCAGTGGGATGCCTAATTTGAAACCGAACCCGATTTACACTTACGGGTTTGTTTACAACGAGAAGGAGATCTGTTACAGGTATGATCTGACGGACAGCTCAGTTGTTTCGCATATGTTGCTGACCAATGAAGGAATTTTGCAGCGTGTCACGTGGACCAATACCACAAGGACATGGAATCTGTACTTGACAGCCCAGATGGATAATTGTGATAGGTATGCAGTATGTGGTGCTTATGGAAGTTGTAACATCAACAATTCTCCTCCTTGCGCGTGCTTGAAAGGGTTTCAACCAAAATCTCCTCAAGATTGGGAAACTGGGGATTGGTCTGGAGGATGTGTTAGGAAGAATGAATCAATTTGCAGGGTAGGAGAGGGGTTTCAGAAGGTACCAAGTGTGAAATTGCCAGATACAAGGACATCCTCGTTTAATTGGACAATGGACTTTGAAGAATGCCGGAGGGTGTGCTTGATGAATTGTTCTTGTACAGCTTATTCAACTTTGAATATCACAGGTGGATCTGGATGCTTGCTTTGGTTTGAGGAGCTTCTTGATATCAGAGAGTACACTCAAAATGGGCAAGATTTTTACATTAGATTATCTGCCTCTGATTTAG AGCCAACCAGCAGACCTAAGAGGAAGACGCGAGTGTGGATTATAGCCATCTGTTCATTGGTTTCTGCAGTTACCATTCTAGGCGTTGGCCTGCTGTTTCTGATGAGGAGGAAGCCTAAGACAGTAG GAAAGATGGTTTCAATGAGAGAAAGAGACATAATTGATAGCACCGATAAAGATCTAGAGCTGCCAGTATTTGACTTCGCAACCATAGCAATTGCCACTAGCAATTTCTCAGATGACAATAAGCTTGGAGAGGGTGGATACGGACCTGTCTACAAG GGTACGCTTAAAGACGGGAAAGAGGTAGCTGTAAAGAGGCTTTCAAAGACTTCCACACAAGGACTTGATGAATTCAAAAACGAAGTTATATGCATTGCGAAACTTCAACATCGAAATCTCGTGAGACTTCTTGGCTGCTGCATTGAATCTGAAGAAAAAATGTTGGTCTATGAATACATGCCCAACGGAAGCTTGGACACCTTCATCTTTG ATAAAAAGCAGGGCAAGTTATTGGAATGGTCTATGAGGCACAACGTTATCAATGGGATTGCCCGTGGACTTCTTTATCTACATCAAGATTCCAGGCTAAGGATCATCCATAGAGATCTTAAAGCCAGCAATATATTGCTGGACTTTGAAATGAACCCAAAAATCTCAGATTTTGGCATGGCCAGGAGTTTTGGTGGAAATGAAATTCAGGGAAACACAAAAAGAGTGGTTGGAACATA TGGCTACATGTCTCCAGAGTACGCAATCGATGGGCTCTTTTCTATAAAGTCCGATGTATTTAGCTTCGGTGTTTTGGTGCTAGAGATAGTAAACGGGAAGAGAAACAGAGGATTTTTTCATCCAGACCACAAGCACAACCTTCTTGGTCAT GCATGGAGACTTTACAAGGAACAGAAGTCATTCGAGTTGATCGACGAATCCTTAAACAACACCTGCGATTTATCTGAAGTCATGCGAGTGATCCATGTCGGTTTACTGTGTGTGCAACAAGCTCCGGAGGACAGGCCTACCATGTCAACTGTGGTGCTAATGTTAACCAGTAACATTACATTGCCAGAACCAAAAGAGCCTGGATTTTTCACAGAAAGGAAGTTATATGATCAAGAGTCTTCATCTAGCAAGGTTGATACGTGCTCCGCAAATGAGATTACTATTACACTGTTAACTCCTCGATGA
- the LOC118036316 gene encoding G-type lectin S-receptor-like serine/threonine-protein kinase At4g27290, which produces MNSSFMEGQSILFLLSIVFFLSIPSTAKDTIDATQSLEDGDTLVSSEGHFELGFFSPGNSRNRYVGIWYKKISSFTVVWVANRNTPLNDSSGMLKFVDHGNLAIINSTNGTIWSSNISRAAINPVAQLLDTGNLVVRAENDNDPENFLWQSFDYPGDSFLPGMKYGISFVTGLNRYLTSWKSPSDPSTGKYTNKLDPNGLPQYFLSQGSVDQFRSGPWNGLRFSGMINLKPNPIYTFEFVFNQEEIYYKYQIANSSVLSRMVLSPDGVLQRFTWIDRTQDWNLYLTANMDNCDRFALCGAHGVCNINNSPACDCLKEFEPKSLEDWTAADWSQGCVRKVPLDCSNGEGFIKYTGIKVPDTRKSWYNKTINLEECEEVCLKNCSCTAYANLDVRDGGSGCVLWFGDLIDIRQYNENGQDIYVRIAASVIDKLVKSRGKKRVRIIVIPVSLVAFSLLALCLFLRFLRKNKKQQLAREGNVVTNPEQDCTKESRNEDLELPLFDLATLTDATNCFSINNKLGQGGFGPVYKGILQDGQEIAVKRLSKRSRQGINEFKNEVVCIAKLQHRNLVKLLGCCIELEERMLIYEYMPNKSLDSFIFDKRRNMLLDWTKRFPIINGIARGLLYLHQDSRLRIIHRDLKASNILLDYEMNPKISDFGMARSFGGDETSANTSRIVGTYGYMSPEYAIDGLFSVKSDVFSFGVLVLEIVSGRKNRGFRHAEHKLNLLGHAWMLHKEGRPMDLIDESIVDSCIISEVLRSIEVALLCVQKSPEDRPKMSNVVLMLSSDIVLPQPKEPGFFTERDLSNDSSSTIKNEISSVNELTSTMLEAR; this is translated from the exons ATGAATTCTTCATTCATGGAAGGCCAAAGTATTTTGTTCCTTTTGtctattgttttcttcttatcAATCCCCTCTACAGCAAAAGACACCATCGATGCCACTCAATCACTAGAAGACGGGGACACCCTGGTCTCATCAGAAGGCCATTTTGAGCTGGGTTTTTTTAGTCCTGGAAATTCCAGAAATCGGTACGTGGGAATATGGTACAAGAAGATATCTAGCTTTACGGTAGTATGGGTTGCCAACAGAAATACTCCTCTAAATGATTCATCAGGAATGTTGAAGTTTGTTGACCATGGAAATCTTGCCATTATCAATAGTACAAATGGCACTATTTGGTCCTCAAATATATCAAGGGCAGCAATCAATCCAGTTGCACAACTTCTGGACACAGGAAATCTAGTTGTGAGGGCTGAAAATGACAATGACCCTGAGAATTTCTTATGGCAGAGTTTCGATTATCCAGGCGACTCGTTTTTACCAGGCATGAAATATGGTATAAGCTTCGTGACCGGCCTCAATCGATACCTGACATCCTGGAAGAGCCCCAGTGATCCTTCTACAGGTAAATATacaaataagcttgatccaaatGGATTGCCACAGTACTTTTTATCTCAGGGTTCAGTTGACCAGTTCAGGTCAGGACCCTGGAATGGACTGAGGTTTAGCGGTATGATAAATTTGAAGCCAAACCCAATTTACACATTTGAGTTTGTTTTCAATCAAGAGGAAATATATTACAAGTATCAAATCGCCAACAGTTCAGTTCTTTCGAGGATGGTGTTAAGTCCTGATGGTGTCCTGCAGCGTTTCACTTGGATTGATCGAACTCAAGATTGGAACCTATACTTGACAGCAAATATGGATAACTGTGATAGGTTTGCATTATGTGGTGCACATGGTGTTTGTAACATCAACAACTCCCCAGCCTGTGATTGTTTGAAAGAGTTTGAGCCAAAATCCCTGGAAGATTGGACAGCTGCAGATTGGTCACAAGGATGTGTTCGAAAGGTCCCATTGGATTGCAGCAATGGAGAaggttttataaaatatactgGGATTAAAGTGCCAGACACGCGGAAGTCTTGGTATAACAAAACAATAAACCTTGAAGAATGTGAGGAGGTCTGTTTGAAGAATTGTTCTTGTACAGCTTACGCGAATCTGGATGTTAGAGATGGAGGAAGTGGGTGTGTTCTGTGGTTCGGTGACTTGATTGATATCAGGCAATACAACGAAAATGGGCAAGATATCTATGTAAGGATAGCTGCTTCTGTAATAG ATAAACTTGTCAAATCCAGAGGGAAGAAACGAGTAAGGATCATTGTTATTCCCGTATCACTAGTGGCATTTTCCCTCCTAGCCCTTTGTCTGTTCTTGCGTTTCCTgaggaaaaacaagaaacagCAGCTAGCAAGAGAAG GAAATGTGGTAACCAATCCAGAGCAAGACTGCACCAAGGAAAGCAGAAATGAAGATTTAGAACTACCACTGTTTGATTTGGCTACATTAACAGATGCAACCAATTGCTTTTCGATAAACAACAAGCTTGGACAGGGTGGTTTTGGACCAGTCTACAAG GGCATACTGCAAGATGGACAAGAAATAGCAGTGAAGAGGCTATCTAAAAGGTCAAGACAAGGAATAAATGAGTTCAAAAATGAAGTTGTATGCATTGCCAAACTTCAGCATCGCAACCTTGTGAAGCTTTTAGGATGCTGCATTGAATTAGAAGAAAGGATGCTGATATATGAATACATGCCAAACAAAAGCTTGGACTCTTTCATTTTTG ATAAAAGGCGAAACATGTTGCTGGACTGGACTAAGCGCTTCCCCATTATCAATGGGATTGCAAGGGGACTTCTTTACCTTCATCAAGATTCAAGACTCAGAATCATACATAGAGATTTAAAAGCAAGCAATATTTTGCTGGATTATGAGATGAATCCAAAAATTTCAGACTTCGGCATGGCTAGGAGTTTCGGAGGGGATGAAACTAGCGCAAACACAAGCAGAATTGTTGGCACATA CGGTTACATGTCGCCAGAGTACGCAATCGATGGCCTCTTCTCAGTGAAATCGGATGTATTTAGCTTTGGTGTTTTGGTACTAGAGATAGTGAGTGGAAGGAAGAACAGAGGATTCCGTCACGCAGAACACAAGCTCAATCTTCTTGGACAT GCATGGATGCTACACAAGGAAGGAAGACCCATGGACTTGATTGATGAATCTATTGTAGACTCATGCATTATATCAGAAGTCTTGCGATCAATCGAAGTAGCACTATTGTGTGTTCAAAAAAGTCCTGAAGATAGGCCTAAAATGTCAAATGTGGTTCTAATGTTGAGCAGTGACATTGTTTTGCCTCAGCCCAAGGAGCCTGGTTTTTTCACTGAAAGGGATCTGTCGAACGATTCTTCGTCAACAATCAAGAATGAAATCTCTTCAGTAAATGAATTAACCTCCACCATGTTAGAGGCTCGGTAA